From Streptomyces durmitorensis, a single genomic window includes:
- a CDS encoding alpha/beta hydrolase, protein MTNLSPPHTVFVLVHGAWHSSGQWAPTQRALAGLGAASVAVDLPGHGFDAPLPSGYLLPGQPGLLTEKSPLADVTMDDCAQTVLDALRQVRRHPRIVLVAHSAGGGPASLAAERAPELVDAIVYLSAFVPAGRPRFFDYLASPENATARGGSLNLGDAEQLGAVRINPLSTDPAYVEELRQAHYHDTPLDRFDRWRSVLSPDLPLAIPATPVVVTPQRWGRIPRIFLRCADDKGLPATVQDLMISEADGAFADNPFTIRTLPGSHSPFAARPRELAAALLS, encoded by the coding sequence ATGACCAACCTCTCCCCACCTCACACCGTCTTCGTCCTCGTGCACGGGGCCTGGCACAGCTCCGGCCAGTGGGCGCCGACGCAGCGTGCACTGGCCGGACTCGGCGCCGCGAGCGTGGCCGTCGACCTGCCGGGGCACGGCTTCGACGCACCCCTGCCCAGCGGTTACCTCCTGCCCGGCCAGCCGGGCCTGCTGACCGAGAAGTCCCCACTCGCCGACGTGACCATGGACGACTGCGCCCAGACCGTTCTCGACGCGCTGCGCCAGGTCCGCCGCCACCCCCGGATCGTCCTCGTCGCGCACAGCGCGGGCGGCGGGCCCGCGTCGCTCGCCGCAGAGCGGGCGCCCGAACTCGTCGACGCGATCGTCTATCTGTCGGCCTTCGTCCCCGCCGGACGGCCGCGCTTCTTCGACTACCTCGCCTCGCCCGAGAACGCCACGGCACGGGGTGGGAGCCTCAACCTCGGCGACGCCGAGCAGTTGGGCGCCGTGCGGATCAACCCGCTCTCGACGGACCCCGCCTACGTCGAGGAACTACGACAGGCCCACTACCATGACACCCCGCTGGACCGCTTCGACCGCTGGCGCTCGGTCCTGAGCCCCGATCTGCCGCTGGCGATACCCGCCACCCCGGTCGTCGTGACCCCCCAGCGGTGGGGACGGATCCCGCGGATCTTCCTGCGCTGCGCGGACGACAAGGGGCTGCCGGCGACCGTGCAGGATCTGATGATCTCGGAAGCCGACGGGGCCTTTGCGGACAACCCGTTCACCATCCGCACCCTGCCTGGCAGCCATAGCCCCTTCGCCGCCCGGCCCCGCGAGCTCGCCGCGGCGCTGCTCTCGTGA
- a CDS encoding LysR family transcriptional regulator, with amino-acid sequence MEARHLRYALALAEHEHFGRAADALGIAQPPLSKQIADLEREVGTRLFDRTRRGVFPTAAGTAFLTRARSALKEMTAASVDAARAARGETGRLRLGFVASALLDPLPDVLGRFGRERPDVRLELHEMATSRSTAALAAGELEVAITLGRPRGAGAEQLVSVPIGHDHLVAVVSSTHPYAGQPSVSVDQLRQQSLIVAPGADEPTVLAGLSTLLGKESPALSGATVARDIHTIVGLAACDVGVGLGPSRMLAAPRRGTWFCEVTPRTPLPDLVLSFSARDRPPVLNAFLDVIRKNCPDVGAALDRWLGPREDRFDGA; translated from the coding sequence ATGGAGGCGCGACACCTGCGATACGCCCTGGCCCTGGCCGAGCACGAACACTTCGGCCGGGCAGCCGACGCCCTGGGCATCGCCCAGCCTCCGCTGTCCAAACAGATCGCCGACCTCGAACGCGAGGTGGGCACCCGGCTGTTCGACCGCACCCGCCGCGGAGTGTTCCCGACGGCGGCGGGCACGGCCTTCCTCACCCGGGCGCGCAGCGCGCTCAAGGAGATGACGGCGGCCTCGGTCGACGCGGCCAGGGCAGCTCGCGGCGAAACGGGACGGCTGCGCCTGGGATTCGTCGCCTCGGCGCTGCTCGACCCCCTCCCAGACGTCCTGGGCCGCTTCGGCCGTGAACGGCCCGACGTGCGACTGGAGTTGCATGAAATGGCGACCAGCCGCAGCACGGCTGCCCTGGCCGCCGGTGAACTGGAGGTGGCGATCACCCTTGGCCGGCCGCGGGGCGCCGGGGCCGAGCAGTTGGTGTCGGTACCCATCGGACACGACCACCTGGTCGCAGTCGTGAGCAGCACGCACCCCTACGCGGGCCAACCGTCGGTGAGCGTGGACCAGTTGCGGCAGCAGTCGCTGATCGTGGCGCCCGGCGCCGACGAGCCCACCGTCCTTGCCGGGCTGAGCACCCTGCTGGGCAAGGAGTCCCCGGCGCTCTCCGGTGCGACCGTCGCGCGGGACATCCACACGATCGTCGGCCTTGCCGCCTGCGATGTGGGTGTGGGGCTCGGACCGTCCCGCATGCTCGCGGCCCCGCGGCGTGGGACGTGGTTTTGCGAGGTGACCCCGCGCACGCCGCTGCCCGACCTGGTCCTGTCCTTCTCTGCCCGGGATCGTCCCCCAGTGCTGAACGCCTTCCTCGACGTCATCCGCAAGAACTGCCCCGACGTCGGCGCCGCACTCGATCGCTGGCTTGGCCCGCGGGAAGACCGCTTCGACGGCGCCTGA
- a CDS encoding DUF6228 family protein, producing MEEDETNPVVRVGGDRYRTISLRFHQLTRSYPEERGDVMRDFLVTAQGESARIEFMVRTWDGDGLDVFLAELAEEFRGWNGTRTWRSPEDDLTLAAEHAGSHVRLTWRLHDRLPDDEWRFEMATFHAPGEDMRRLAIEMRTFLKSDPLK from the coding sequence ATGGAGGAAGACGAGACCAACCCGGTTGTCCGCGTCGGAGGTGACCGGTATCGAACGATCAGCCTGCGCTTCCACCAGCTGACACGTTCGTACCCGGAAGAGCGTGGCGACGTGATGCGCGACTTCCTCGTGACAGCTCAAGGTGAGTCGGCGCGGATCGAGTTCATGGTGAGGACCTGGGACGGTGACGGCCTCGACGTCTTCCTTGCCGAACTGGCAGAGGAGTTTCGTGGCTGGAACGGCACCAGGACCTGGCGCTCCCCTGAGGACGACTTGACGCTGGCTGCCGAGCACGCAGGATCACACGTCCGGTTGACGTGGAGGCTGCATGACCGTCTCCCCGATGACGAGTGGCGTTTCGAGATGGCGACTTTCCATGCTCCTGGAGAAGACATGCGCCGCCTTGCCATCGAGATGCGTACCTTCCTGAAGTCGGACCCGCTGAAGTAG
- a CDS encoding aspartyl/asparaginyl beta-hydroxylase domain-containing protein produces MAGRPPSSPPSSTRKGSRPNSRPSPPTSGIRSASTRTAGRSASPPRSTGGSCPCAASAASRSAPPPGSPGPQPFKKPHWLDQLTAYLAQILDSIPAPLNAVRLMALGPGAVSNPHSDPKYRLDRGLVRLHIPIITDPGAVLVLDGVEHCWQAGCLWFGDFSREHLVRNTSQTVTRVHVVMDTPLTADLAAWFPDS; encoded by the coding sequence ATCGCGGGTCGGCCGCCCAGCTCGCCCCCGTCTTCGACGCGGAAAGGCTCGCGGCCGAACTCACGGCCGTCACCGCCCACATCTGGAATCCGCAGCGCATCCACACGTACGGCGGGCAGGTCGGCCAGCCCGCCGCGATCGACTGGCGGGTCCTGCCCCTGCGCAGCCTCGGCGGCGAGCCGGAGCGCACCTCCCCCGGGCAGCCCCGGCCCTCAGCCGTTCAAGAAGCCGCACTGGCTCGACCAACTAACTGCCTACCTCGCGCAGATCCTGGACTCGATCCCGGCCCCGCTGAACGCGGTGCGGCTGATGGCGCTGGGGCCCGGTGCCGTCTCTAACCCGCACAGCGACCCCAAGTACCGCCTGGACCGAGGCCTCGTGCGCCTGCACATCCCGATCATCACCGACCCGGGCGCTGTGCTCGTCCTGGACGGCGTCGAACACTGCTGGCAGGCGGGCTGCCTGTGGTTCGGAGACTTCTCCCGCGAGCACCTGGTGCGCAACACCAGCCAGACGGTGACCCGGGTGCACGTCGTCATGGACACCCCGCTCACCGCCGACCTCGCGGCCTGGTTCCCGGACTCCTAG
- a CDS encoding TerC family protein, with amino-acid sequence MLEVPLWLWGAFAATVVVSLAVDLLSHRTAHVIGFKEAAAWSGLWVGLAMIFGAVVFLVLGATAGTEYTTAWLLEKSLSVDNLFVFAVIFAYFKVPRAYQHRVLFFGVIGALVFRGIFLSLGVAVVSRFTAVLFAFAAVLFYSAYKLLKDEDESFDPGKSFAVRMLRKVIPVRDEYAGAKFFVKEAGKRVGTPLLAVVAAIEAADLIFAVDSVPAVLAVSDDAFIVYTSNAFAILGLRALYFMLAGLLDRFHYLSKGLAIILAFIGLKLILQASHKMINPGIPEIPSPISLAVIVIVLTGSVVLSIKRPAPAGATEQADEQADVSRPLGQPSSPPVAHDPEPPADPPRQEGRP; translated from the coding sequence GTGCTTGAGGTTCCGCTCTGGCTGTGGGGGGCGTTCGCCGCGACGGTGGTGGTGTCGCTGGCGGTGGACCTGCTGTCCCACCGCACCGCGCACGTCATCGGCTTCAAGGAGGCCGCTGCCTGGAGCGGCCTGTGGGTGGGCCTGGCCATGATCTTCGGCGCGGTCGTCTTCCTCGTACTCGGCGCCACGGCCGGCACCGAGTACACGACGGCATGGCTGCTGGAGAAGAGCCTGTCGGTCGACAACCTGTTCGTCTTCGCCGTGATCTTCGCGTATTTCAAGGTGCCCCGCGCCTACCAGCACCGAGTGCTGTTCTTCGGCGTCATCGGCGCGCTCGTCTTCCGCGGGATCTTCCTCTCCCTCGGCGTTGCCGTGGTCAGCCGCTTCACCGCCGTACTGTTCGCGTTCGCAGCGGTCCTCTTCTACAGCGCCTACAAGCTTCTCAAGGACGAGGACGAGAGCTTCGATCCCGGCAAGAGCTTCGCCGTACGGATGCTCCGCAAGGTCATCCCGGTCCGGGACGAATACGCGGGGGCCAAGTTCTTCGTCAAGGAAGCCGGCAAGCGTGTGGGGACCCCGCTGCTCGCGGTGGTCGCCGCGATCGAGGCCGCCGATCTGATCTTCGCCGTCGACAGCGTTCCCGCCGTCCTCGCGGTCAGCGACGACGCGTTCATCGTCTACACCAGCAACGCGTTCGCCATCTTGGGCCTGCGAGCCCTGTACTTCATGCTGGCCGGGCTCCTGGACCGCTTCCACTACCTGAGCAAGGGCCTGGCGATCATCCTCGCCTTCATCGGCCTCAAGCTCATCCTCCAGGCGTCCCACAAGATGATCAACCCCGGCATCCCGGAAATTCCCTCACCGATCAGCCTCGCTGTCATCGTCATCGTCCTGACAGGGTCCGTAGTGCTCAGCATCAAAAGGCCCGCCCCGGCAGGCGCCACGGAGCAGGCCGACGAGCAGGCAGACGTCTCCAGACCTCTCGGGCAGCCCAGCTCGCCACCTGTGGCGCACGACCCTGAGCCCCCAGCCGACCCACCGCGCCAGGAGGGCCGCCCATAA
- a CDS encoding DUF6461 domain-containing protein, with amino-acid sequence MTSPQHLQGLLADLGLEQAATFTAVHGGDEDAVIRLFGGNPEQCRPLRLEELREHYDGDLILVSRSGPAVIVVENNNYQGSRQEVLRPLSRHGRTASVYWNVNAVSQLSLAEDGLISSTFEMLAPEDIFGARPDAWQPLLQGLNLEDNDNLWGAGLAAVERATGARFGNSWVRGPHRAVEITRVPEYLLGQGLIDSPLLKREPFLSYLAGLGPSLLQPMRRHALDLALAHAHLREHPLAVATLTAATLAPDARVRLREDLTAAHDQALPRARALLIGEPEDFEPEWERPSHLVFRQAIVFGVLAQCVAAHLPTQADGLPDILSSLVTAMTGDGARVEEFWMVQHLHNAARRAA; translated from the coding sequence ATGACCTCACCCCAGCACCTTCAGGGCCTCCTCGCCGATTTAGGGCTTGAGCAGGCAGCCACGTTCACGGCCGTGCACGGCGGTGACGAGGACGCTGTCATCCGGCTCTTCGGCGGCAACCCCGAGCAGTGCCGCCCCCTGCGACTGGAGGAACTGCGCGAGCACTACGACGGGGATCTCATCCTGGTCTCCCGGTCAGGACCTGCCGTCATCGTCGTGGAGAACAACAACTACCAAGGTTCTCGCCAGGAGGTGCTGCGCCCGCTCTCTAGGCACGGCCGCACCGCCAGCGTCTACTGGAACGTCAACGCGGTCTCCCAACTGAGCCTGGCCGAGGACGGGCTGATCTCCTCCACATTCGAAATGCTCGCGCCCGAGGACATATTCGGCGCGCGCCCCGACGCCTGGCAGCCCCTGTTGCAGGGCCTGAACCTGGAAGACAATGACAACCTGTGGGGCGCTGGCCTGGCGGCTGTCGAGCGCGCGACCGGTGCGCGATTCGGCAACTCCTGGGTACGCGGCCCGCACCGCGCTGTGGAGATCACGCGGGTGCCGGAGTACCTGCTGGGGCAGGGACTCATCGACTCACCCCTCCTCAAGCGGGAGCCCTTCCTCAGCTATCTGGCCGGCCTGGGACCCTCGCTGCTGCAACCGATGCGGCGCCACGCCCTGGACCTGGCTCTCGCACACGCCCACCTGCGCGAACACCCCCTGGCCGTAGCAACACTTACAGCCGCCACCCTCGCGCCCGACGCGAGAGTGCGGCTGCGCGAGGACCTCACTGCCGCACACGACCAAGCGCTCCCCCGGGCCCGCGCGCTGCTGATCGGCGAGCCGGAAGACTTCGAACCCGAGTGGGAACGCCCCTCCCACCTCGTCTTCCGCCAGGCCATCGTCTTCGGTGTCCTCGCCCAGTGCGTCGCTGCCCATCTGCCCACCCAGGCGGACGGGCTCCCGGACATCCTCAGCTCCTTGGTCACGGCGATGACCGGGGACGGCGCACGGGTCGAGGAGTTCTGGATGGTCCAGCACCTGCACAACGCGGCACGAAGAGCAGCCTGA